One Leopardus geoffroyi isolate Oge1 chromosome E1, O.geoffroyi_Oge1_pat1.0, whole genome shotgun sequence genomic window, TCGGACACCTCACGCCCAACACATTCCGTTCCAGCCACCCTGTGTTCCTTGTACCAGCCATGCACCCCAACACCGTAACCACCCTTCCCATAGAAACCATGCCTCCTAGCAACCCATGCCCACGACGCTCAGAAGTCTCATCTACTGCAATCCTACCCAGATTCCAAGCACCTCGATGCaccccacacctcctccccaaTACCGCGACCCCCTCCACGTGAGGGCcgtccaccccccgcccccctgccctctCACGGGCCTCCCACCCCGACAGCCTACCTACCCCTGACGATGGCCTGTGAGTCGGCCACGCGGTACTTCCCACCAATGGGCTGTCCACCCTGCCCCCACGCCACCCACGCCCACACCTTCTGTATTTTTAACCATCTCTTATCACAGACCTGCTTGGGGCCTGACACATTCAGGtgatctcactgaatcctcacatcAGCTCTGGGAGGAAGAGGTTGACTCAGGCAGGCGCGCCCTCGCGCTCGCGCATGCGCGGGCACGGACGCACAACATTCTCACGCCCACACGTGCCCTGCTGACTTCATCCCCAGTCGCTTCCTGATCCTACTGGGTCCCTATGGGGCCATCACCGCCAGCTGGGAGAAGCCTTCCAGAGACTGGCTTAGGCCTTGCGGACCCGTCCCTCCCCGCGCTGGTCCTTATGTCAATGCGGAGAGATCAATCAGCcggggggacggggtggggggggaccccTCCGATTCCTGGGCTCTAGCTCTCCCCTGACCATTCCCCAGTCTGGAAGAAGCCTGAAACCAAACTGCGAGCCCAGTCTGGGGCCTTTCCTTGACAAGGGGCACACTTTGTGCCTCCCGGCACCTTCTGGCTGGCACCTTATGTGTCAGGCTGGCTCAGGGCACTGTGTTTCCTGTTCCCTATGTGGGGACCAAACCCCGAACTGGGGAGGGGGCGCTTTCTGGCGTTAGAgcagtggcggggtgggggggggggggggaggtgctcaCGACCCCGGTGGGAAGTTTACCGTTCTGGACCGGGGTGGGGGAGAGTAGGCCTGGGTAaggggggaggttggggggtTCAGAGGGAAGAGGTGGAATGGAGGGCAAGACCTGATGACCCCTTTCCCTGCTTCGCCCCAcactggggaggtggggtgagaAGCCAGGCCCGTGAGTGCGGAAGGGAGAGGCGTGCTGGCGGGTGAGAGGCTGGACAGGCGGGCGCGTGGCCCGACTGACCTACCCCCAGCCCTCCGGTGGGCAGCTGAGGGCCTCCAGGGGCTGCGAGCTCgggagggggggggtgtctctGCTCTGCCCCCCGGATCGGTCCTTTCCGCTGCAGCCCCCGTCTCTCAGTCTGGGGGAGCAGGCAGGTGCCGCGCGGGCCCTGAAGAGGGCCTGTGCGAGTGGTGGCCCCGTGGTACGGCTGGCCTTGGTGACCCGGGCTCGGgtgggcctcccctcccctccccacccccacctctaacACCGCTTAATTTCCAGCGATTAGCAAACACTTCGACAAGCCAAGTCAATGTCTTTAAAACAGGCCTCAGCCCACTCaggccccagcccccgccccgccccccccccccaactccaaaACCAGCCTTTTCTTTGGGGCATGACTTTTTCCGGGAAGGGGAACAAAATCGGGTTGTAGAaacgtttttctcttttcttggtttctttttcttgcgaccaaattttgctttttttggcttattttttctgcccccaccctccccttttctgctttctgccctcccctccccatccaccacctccccccgacccccatcTTTCCCCACAAAATtgtccttttttctctgttttgtgttCCCGGTCTTAGGTCCGCTCACAAAAAAAACGTGACGAGGCGACGCTCAATCCGCCAGACACAGGTAGATTTAAAAATCCGGCTGCTGCATGTGGTTGCTGATAAGAGGACGGTCACGGCCCTGCCCCTAACTAAACGCCCCCGCAGCCCTCCAGGCCCCTAAGTCGTTGTCCCAActaaaaacgaaaaagaaaagaaaagaaaaatttgtaatAATTGCAAACGAGAATTACGAAAACTGCAAACGCAATCTGAACCATGTTGGACCCACTAGCAAACCTGCAAAAAACGCTAAACACggcaaaaatgaaagtgaaaacacaattgGATGTTTAGAGTTTGACAGAGATTTGGGCCGGTTTGCCACTCGTGACAAGTAACatttgagggaaaaaacaaaaaacaaaacaaaaaaaaaccacacaaacttTAATTTGGAGCAAAACTCCAtttgaaacagacaaaaatctaaaGTGGGCAAATTGGTGGCCCAGTTGAAACGGCAGAACCAAAAGCCTGCTACGATTTCCAAAAGCCTATCAGATGCAGGAAACGCAAACATTCGAAGCAAATtaaagaatttggaaatttttgaaaGCAGGGCCCAATATCTTGGAGTTTCACcgcaaaattttgaaaagaaaaaaaaaatgcaaagaacttttttctttttttctttttttccgaaaaaaaaaaaaaatggatctttttggtttttgggtttttttttttttttttttttcttttcttgtcgaATCTGCCCCCCCGAGAGCttcttgttttttggttgttgtttttttctttctttcttctttcttgatcctgttttttgttgttggttttgaaTTCTTGTcgcccccagctcccctccctgctccgTCCCTTTCTgacccccccctcctcccacactgGGAGTGGAGGTGccgggtggggaggagggggagaactgaggactttaagagagagCCTTGCAGGGCGGACTCCAGCCCGAGTCTGGAGCAAGGGGAAGAACGAGGTTTGGAGAGGGCGCAGAGAGGGCAGAGCCCATCAGGCAGggggaggtggcagagaaggTCCTGAGAGACTGGAGGCTGGAAAGCTGTCCGTAGGGGTGGAGGGGAGTGTCTCAGTGGCCTGCGGGCTGACCTCGTGGCAGGAGCAAAGTTTCCAGCAGGAGGGAGGTGAGCAGAGGCCCTGGGGATGGGCTGTGGAGGCCCAGGCTAGTCAGACATGGCAGGTGTCAAGAAGGAGGAGGGCCCGTGGGGCCACGGGTGACCCCAGCCTGGCGCTGTGGCTGAATCGTGTGGGAGGGGCTGCAAGGGAGGGTACTTGCCATAGCCCTGGGGACCACTGTGGCGGGCCCTCCCAGGCTCCCACCCTCTTCTGGAATCTGTCACTCCTCGGTGTGGTCTGGAGGGCCTCAAGGGCCTACCACACGTGGCAGTGATTGACGGGATCCTTTAGGGACATGGCAAGAGGGATGTCCGGTGCAGAACCCAGGGTCAGGCCAGtttgttgcgggggggggggggggggtggtctgagAGTACAGAGCCGGGCCCTGGCTTTATCAGGCAGGCTCTCTCccaccctgcctcctcctgcaCAGTAATTAGGCTGGGGGTTGCCATGGTAACTGGGGAGGTGACCTAGAAAGGAATTAGGGCGGGGAGGAGACCAAGCCCCCAGGGACCCTAGGCTGGCACCCCCTCACCCACAGACCAGGCTACCACGTGGACATGAGGCCCAAGGCCTGAGTCTGAGGAGCAGCCAGGACCCTCCCAGCATCCCTAGCGCCAGACTTGGGAGTCTGGTCTCCCTAGGAGCGGGAAGGCGATttgctgcgtgtgtgtgtgggttggGGGGTCCCCCGGGTCCAGCAGATGCCCTGGGGAGGGTCCCCCACTCACCCCGGCCTCTTAGGCTTCTCGGAAGGTCTGTGTGGCATTGGGAGACGTGCTGTGGGGCAGACGGGCAGGAGGTGAGGAGGGACCTTCGGCCAGGGCTagacggggagggggggaggggaatccGGTCTTGCCCCCCCAGGGATGGGAGCGACACGTTCCCTGAGCTCCGGGCCGGTCCTCCGTAGCCCCGGGAGCTGGGCGGTGCTGCTTCTGGTCTGACTGTGCTCTTGTCCCCCGACCCTGGCCCaccgcccgccccctccccacgcaGATATCCGGGACTCTGGGAAGAAGCCCGTGATGCTGTTTCTGCACGGCGGCTCCTACATGGAGGGCACCGGCAACATGTTCGACGGCTCCGTCCTGGCCGCCTATGGGAACGTCATTGTAGCCACGCTCAACTACCGACTTGGGGTGCTCGGTGAGGGTGGACGGCCAACTCTAGGGGCTGGAGTCTGGGAGGGGGCCCTGGCGGGCGGTGTTCCCCTCAACCCGGCAGAAGCGGAAGGGCTTCTGGGCTAGACTGGGCTGCCCGGAGAGGGGGCCGGGGTGCTGCGACACCCCCAGGAaggccctctcctcctctcctcccaggtTTTCTCAGCACCGGGGACCAGGCTGCGAAAGGCAACTACGGCCTCCTGGACCAGATCCAGGCCCTGCGCTGGCTCAGCGAAAACGTTGCCCACTTTGGGGGTGACCCCGAGCGCATCACCATCTTTGGATCTGGAGCGGGGGCCTCCTGTGTCAACCTTCTGATCCTCTCTCACCATTCGGAAGGTACCGGCGACCCCgccgcctgccccctccccccgtcccctTTGCCACACTCGGATGCTCCcggggccgccccccccccccttcccgccTTGGGCTAACACAGCCCAGCCTGAGGTCTGCCTGTCCCTGCCAGGGTTGTTCCAGAAGGCCATCGCCCAGAGCGGCACCGCCATCTCCAGCTGGTCGGTCAACTACCAGCCGCTCAAGTACACGCGGCTGCTGGCGGCCAAGGTGGGCTGCGACCGCGAGGACAGCGCCGAGGCCGTGGAGTGTCTGCGCCGGAAGCCTTCCCGGGAGCTGGTGGACCAGGACGTGCAGCCCGCCCGgtatgggggtgggagagggcccgGGGCCAGGCCTTCACTTGCCTTGTTGGTTCCAAGGAGGTTGAGGGTGAGAGGTGCCCGCAGGCAAGGAGAGGTGGGCTTCGGGCCCCCCCTACCGGCCCCGCCTTCTTCTCTCGGAAGCCTTCCCTAAGTGGAGGTGCCCCAACAGAGCGAGGGGGCACACGGTGCCAGAGGTGCTTCAGGGACCACTTCCCGAGAGGCCAAGCGCCCTGAAGGACTCAGGAGATTTTTAAGTAGGGGAGAAGGGTCTTGTGAGCACAGGGCTCAGCAGGCTATGAGCTGAGAGGAGGCCAGGGGGCAGGTGATGAGACCCTGACCCCTTCTCCCCAGCTACCACATCGCCTTCGGGCCCGTGGTGGACGGTGACGTCGTCCCCGATGACCCTGAGATCCTCATGCAGCAGGGAGAATTCCTCAACTATGACATGCTCATTGGTGTCAACCAAGGAGAAGGCCTCAAGTTCGTAGAGGACTCGGCGGAGAGCGAGGACGGCGTCTCCGCCAGCGCCTTTGACTTCACCGTCTCCAACTTCGTGGACAACCTGTATGGCTATCCGGAGGGCAAGGACGTGCTTCGAGAGACCATCAAGTTCATGTACACGGACTGGGCCGACCGGGACAACGGCGAGATGCGCCGAAAGACGCTGCTTGCGCTCTTTACAGACCACCAGTGGGTGGCGCCGGCCGTGGCCACCGCCAAGCTGCACGCTGACTACCAGTCCCCGGTCTACTTTTATACCTTCTACCACCACTGCCAGGCGGAGGGCCGGCCCGAGTGGGCGGACGCAGCGCACGGGGACGAACTACCCTACGTCTTCGGCGTGCCCATGGTGGGCGCCACCGACCTCTTCCCCTGCAACTTCTCCAAGAATGACGTCATGCTCAGCGCCGTGGTCATGACCTACTGGACCAACTTCGCCAAGACCGGGTGAGGGCCGGCGGGGCCGGGTGGGGCGCCCCCTGCAGGCCAAGGCGCACACACCCTCCATCCTCCGCGCGGTCTCCCCCTCCACAGTCGTCATTCCGGCATCTGACCCTGACCCCTCTCCGCCCGGGCACCTCCTCAGTGCCACGCACTGACCGTCCGCGGGGTCCGACAGAGAGGGCCCTGTCCTTCGCGGGGTGGGGCGGCTCGCTTGGCGGCTTTGGCTCCGGGTGGGTCTCTCCCGcccgcctcctccctctctccggACACTCTGCTCTCGCTCTGATGCTCTGGGCTGTGTATGTGAGCGTGTGTGGGGATTTGTGTCCGTCCGGCTCTGTCTCACCGTCTCTTCGAATCCACGGACgcctctcgctctctcccttcTGTTTACCTTTTGCCTgctggtttctctcctgtgtcttCGACTCTCGGTTTCtgacgtttttatttatttttgagagcttcagacagagcgcgagcaggggaggggcagagagacagacggagagagaggggggatggagacacagaatccgaagcaggctccaggctctgagctgtcagcccagagcctgatgcggggctcgaacccaggagatgtgagatcacgacctgagcggagtcggacgcttaacctactgagccacccaggcgcccctctaaaatgTGTCCATCTCGCTCAGTCTCAGCTGCTGCCTCTCTCACTGgctgtctctcttcctgtctcgTGTTCTCTGGCTTTCCTTCCGTGTCCCGGGCTCTCTGCATCTCTGTGgggcgcgtgcgcgcgcgcgcccacacacccccccctcccccaccccctccccctcgcggcctccccctcactccccctctccccgcccctcctgtGCCCACAGCGACCCCAACCAGCCGGTGCCGCAGGACACCAAGTTCATCCACACCAAGCCCAACCGCTTCGAGGAGGTCGTGTGGAGCAAGTTCAACAGCAAGGAGAAGCAGTACCTGCACATCGGCCTGAAGCCGCGCGTGCGCGACAACTACCGCGCCAACAAGGTGGCCTTCTGGCTGGAGCTCGTGCCGCATCTGCACAACCTGCACACGGAGCTCTTCACCACCACCACGCGCCTGCCGCCCTACGCCACGCGCTGGCCgccgcgccccccgcccggcGCCCCGGGCACCCGCCGGCCCCCGCCGCCCGCCACGCTGCCgcccgagcccgagcccgagccggGGCCCCGGGCCTACGACCGCTTCCCCGGGGACTCCCGAGACTACTCCACGGAGCTCAGCGTCACGGTGGCCGTGGGCGCCTCGCTCCTCTTCCTCAACATCCTCGCCTTCGCCGCGCTCTACTACAAGCGGGACCGGCGGCAGGAGCTGCGGTGCCGGCGGCTCAGCCCCCCGGGCGGCTCGGGCTCCGGCGTGCCGGGAGGGGGCGCCCTGCTGCCCGCCGCCGGCCGCGAGCTGCCGCCCGAGGAGGAGCTCGTGTCGCTGCAGCTGAAGCGGGCGGGCGGCGTCGGGGCGGACCCCGCCGAGGCCCTGCGCCCCGCCTGCCCGCCCGACTACACCCTGGCCCTGCGCCGGGCGCCGGACGACGTGCCTCTGCTGGCCCCCGGGGCCCTGACCCTGCTGCCCAGCGGCCTggggcccccgccgccgccgccgcccccctccctccaccccttcgGGCCcttccccccgccgccccccaccgcTACCAGCCACAACAACACGCTACCGCACCCCCACTCCACCACTCGGGTAtagggggcggcggggggaggccctcctcctcctccccagccgtccccccaccccccaccccccgccggcGGGCAGTGCCGCTCGCTCGCtcggggaggcagggaggaccgCTCGGCGACAGGCTTTTCCTGCGCGGggagtggcgggggcggggggtgggggggcgtcaCGCGCGGAGGAGCATGAGGTGGACACGGGTTTTCCTCGCCAGGATGCCGAGAggccctttctcttctctggaccTGGGCCTCGGAACAACTCGGGGGGGGGCGTTTCGTCCCCTCCATTGGGACACCAGTCTTAGGTGTGCGGAAACGTGGAAGTATTTTCCCACGTGGAGGTGCGCTCTCTCACGAGGGGGTGCGTTTTGCCATGTGCagggtgaggttttttttttttttgccgccCTGGACACATGTTGGCCCCCTCGAAGAGTTTCTGCGGGGATTTGTACCCCAGAATCCCgttccctcctgccttctcccacctcctcccctcccccaccccatggaGACCCTGGAAATGGCGTGTTCGCGGACCCGTGACCCTTGGCCACCGGACAGACACAGCAGGGTGGTGCCTGGGAAGCAGCGAGGAAATCACggtccccccgcccacccccaccccggctccctgccccacccccctctgccccagccaagCATGtttattccccccacccctggcataTGTCAGATGAAGCACGTTCTCTGGGTGGGCCTGGCCTTCGCAGACGACAGACACAGATTCCCtgccagggggagggagggaggagatccGTGCACCCCCGCGCTCCCCCGGGGAACTTGTTTCCCCACGGGTCCGGGACACATTTCTCCGGGTGGAAACGCCTTCTtgcatgtggatgtgtgtgttCCCATGCGGACGGCCCCCGGCTCTCCGGCGCTCCTTGGCCTCCCCGCCGGGTCCAAGAAGGCCTAGCGCCCCGTTCCTCCCCACCCGGCATGTGGGGACAGACTCCCGACAGacagaagctgggggtgggggtggggggatgtacAACTCCCGGGGGCAgagctctgcccctctccaagaGATGCTAAGTGGGGGGGGCATGGCGTGCCACCCACAGAGGCCATGCATGTTTGACCAAAGCCCTCACTGGGGTCTGAGGACAGCCTTTCCCTCAGTCCTCAGATCATTGCTCATCCGTGCCAAACTGCGTAGGTGGgtttgaggggtggggtggggggaagacccCCAAAACGTGCCAAGGATTCCCCAGTCCTGGGCCAGGGCAGGTAACTGTGGAGACAGGGGggggacacggggtgggggggaggggaagcggcAGCTACAAGGGTCCCGCCTATGTCTCCGCTCTTCACTGTGTCTCATCCCCTCCCTTGGTGCCTCGGTGTCCTAATCCCCCaaccctgtctccctctttgaaGCCATCCCGTCTCGATGTCAGACCACCTTCTCCCCTTGGATGTCCTCCCCTTCTCTGACCTGGGCCCCCCTTCCCTCAGCCGGCCAGGGCTCAAGGAAAGGCGCGGGGGAGAGCAGGGGGGCGAGGCTTCGAGGGACAGGTTGGGGAGAGAATGAGGTCAGCCGTGCCCAGGAACAgatggaggggcagtggggggcggggcctgggcagaCAGCAGCAGGGAGAATCTGAAAGGACATGTGTGAGGTGACTGCCCGGGAAGGAGGTGCCCCAGGACAAAGAGCTTGGGCCTCTGGGGACAGGAACGTCGTCAGGAAGGGTTTGAAGGGACACCAGCAGGAGGAGCATCCTCGCCTGCTGGCATTTTGCGGGTTTGTGCCAAACTTGAGTAGGGGGCGGGGTGCCGTCTTCCACACCCGGGTCCAGAACCCCTGGCCTTGGCTCCCCAAAGCCCTTGCCTCCTGACTgtcccttctcccacctccccccatgGAGACTTAGTTcttttctgcccccttcccttGCCTGGTCTAGCTCCTCTCCAAACAGCCACGTCCTCTAAATGCTAGGGACCTGGGCCCCGAACCCTGTAgacagatgccccccccccaagctggggcacgggaggggggctgggggaccCCATGATTCAGCCACGGACTCCAAtgcccagcccctctccccagaaCAACCCCCTGACAATCCCATGTCCCTGCCCCAACCCTTCGCGGCTCTGTACACATTTTTAAACCTGgcaaaagatgaagagaatattgtaaatataaaaatttaactgTTGTTCGTGCGTgctctgatgggggtgggggcccgaGGAAACGAGCCGTCGGGAGGCCCCCCTGCCCGCGCCGGGGAGGCAGTCGGAGCTCACAGCCCATCTTGGCTGATGGCTTCGAgggctgagagaaagggggagagggtgcTGGGGTGAGGCTGCTATGGTGGCAGGGTTGTTTGGGGAGTTCCGTTCGGGGCCCAGGTGTGGGCAGGGGCTGAGCCTGGTGTAGAGGAGGAGCGGGCAGGGGCTGATGGGGGCGGACAGCAGACAGGCCAGAGGGTCAGCCACGGGCCCAAGACTCTCCCTCTTGGCACATTGTGAGGGAGAGCCCCAGCATCATTGTGACCCGCTTACCCCCAGGAGCTTCTGGgacgggcgggcgggcgggcgggcgggcagaCGCTGTGGGCACAGTGCGCTGGGGGCCTAGGGGCCCCGGTGGCCCTAGGGACCCCCATGGCCATGGCTGAGCGGCCGCGGCCTGGGTGGGCCTCATATCCCAGCTCCAGCACCAACAGCTGTCAGGACCTGGGCAACCCCATCCTGTTGCTGCTGGGTCTCATCATCTGCATTAACATTGGCATCAATATGGTGACGCTGGTCAGGGCGGTTCTGGCGGGAGGGGGTCggcaggagggctgggggagggcctggTGGCTGGGGCCTGCCTGGGGTCATTGTGTTCTCCATCACCTAGCTCTGGCGCAGACTCCGCGCCTTCTTACATCGGGTGTTCCATGTCGTTTATGAGAAAGGTAAGCGGAGGCTGCTGGGGGCATAGGAGAGGCAGGACCCAGGGGTCTCCAGGCCTGACCCTGAGCCGGCCCCTTCCCCTCCAGCTCTCCCCTCTCAGACCCCACGGCGgtgctccctgccctccccccaccccgcacccagCCCTCCCCATCCCTGGAGGAACcagcctccacccccccccccccagcctctcgCCTCCCCTCGATCCACAGAAGCTTCTAAGCCATCCTCACCTGAGAAGCAGACCCAGCCTCCGAAACAGAGCGCCCCTGCGGTCCACCTTCGATGCACCATGGACCCCGTGAAAATGACCGTGACCCCCCCACCCACTCGCCGCCATCGCCACAGGGGCTCCTCGAGGCGCCGGGGGCACTGCCCGGTCGCCTGGGCCCCCGACACCGACGACGAGGAGAAGCCCCCACATCGGCACCCAGCAGTCTGCTCCCACAACTGGGATCACTGCGCAGACTGGGAGAGCTTCCAATCCACCCAGGGGCTCTGGGCTCCCCACACCATTCGCTTCCAGCAGACCGTAGAAGGAAAGCCCCTCAAAGGAGAGATGCGGTCGGAGCTGGGCCTGGAGGCCTACGTGTACCCGgtgaaccccccacccccgagcccaAAGGGCCTGAGCCACGACAACTGTCgggcgggcgcgggggcgggggcccaggcggagcaggagcagggcacccctgcccctccggccccgccccctgcccgggGCCCCGCAATCGTCCCGGACctccccgggcgcccctcctcGCGCCGCGTATTGTATGACGCCCGAGAAGTGAGGCGGCGCCTCCGGGAGCTGACCCGCGAGGTAGAGGCCCTGTCCCACTGCTACCCGCTGATCTCCAAGTCCAGCAATGCTGAGGGGACGGGCAAGGACTGGGTATACCGTTCCCTGGCAGAGAGGTGACCGGGAGACCAATAAAAGGAAGCGAGGAGGTGGTTTGTgatggtgtgggggggggaggggggttgccaGGGACCCCAGGGCACCCAAAAGCCCTGGTCGCTAAGACAACGCTCTCCCTGGCAACAGGGCCTAGAGAGCCCTAAGGACCCTCATCCACCTCTTggctgccctgggccctgcccacagctcttttttccttccaacgTTCCCACCTGTAGCTCCCCTGTTTCCCTTGGTGCCCAGAGCAGGCCCCCCAAATCCCTCCCCAGATCCTCAGGCAGACCTGCGCTAGAGGGGGACCCCATCCCCATGGCCCTAGCCCTCGAGCGGCCTGGTTTCCGCCAGAGGTAGGCTGCAGGCCACAGGGCGCGGTGCGGTTGCCTCTTAAGCCCTGGTTTCTTGGAGGGTGGCCGGCCGGCCGAGAGAGCCAGGCCTTCAGAATTTCCCGGCCGGGACCTGAGGTTCTCGTACCCCAGAGCAGGCTCAGAGCAGAGGATGAAATCTTGGGGACATTCTCTGCGACTTCGCTCCTCTGATTAGCACCTGCCTGTCACAATGAGGAgagcgaggctcagagaggataagGGACTTGTTCGCGGTCACACAGACACCAGGGATCAACCTCGAGGCCCCTGAGGCTCCGGGCACTGCTCCCGCGGGTAGATTTCACGGCCACCGAGTCAGCCTGGCCCAGCAGAATCTCCCACCTTCCTCAGCTTGCCGTGTGAACTcatcagaatattccatccacaGAGAGCAGGGAAACCCAGGCCCTACCCCACTCCTAGACAGTTGGGGTCGCAGGCATGCACCCACGTACACGTGCACAGGCACGACCTTAG contains:
- the SPEM1 gene encoding spermatid maturation protein 1 isoform X3; this encodes MSFMRKPLASPRSTEASKPSSPEKQTQPPKQSAPAVHLRCTMDPVKMTVTPPPTRRHRHRGSSRRRGHCPVAWAPDTDDEEKPPHRHPAVCSHNWDHCADWESFQSTQGLWAPHTIRFQQTVEGKPLKGEMRSELGLEAYVYPVNPPPPSPKGLSHDNCRAGAGAGAQAEQEQGTPAPPAPPPARGPAIVPDLPGRPSSRRVLYDAREVRRRLRELTREVEALSHCYPLISKSSNAEGTGKDWVYRSLAER
- the NLGN2 gene encoding LOW QUALITY PROTEIN: neuroligin-2 (The sequence of the model RefSeq protein was modified relative to this genomic sequence to represent the inferred CDS: deleted 1 base in 1 codon) translates to MWLLALCLVGLAGAQRGGGGPGGSPGGPGLGLSSLGEERFPVVNTAYGRVRGVRRELNNEILGPVVQFLGVPYATPPLGARRFQPPEAPASWPGVRNATTLPPACPQNLHGALPAIMLPVWFTDNLEAAATYVQNQSEDCLYLNLYVPTEDGPLTKKRDEATLNPPDTDIRDSGKKPVMLFLHGGSYMEGTGNMFDGSVLAAYGNVIVATLNYRLGVLGFLSTGDQAAKGNYGLLDQIQALRWLSENVAHFGGDPERITIFGSGAGASCVNLLILSHHSEGLFQKAIAQSGTAISSWSVNYQPLKYTRLLAAKVGCDREDSAEAVECLRRKPSRELVDQDVQPARYHIAFGPVVDGDVVPDDPEILMQQGEFLNYDMLIGVNQGEGLKFVEDSAESEDGVSASAFDFTVSNFVDNLYGYPEGKDVLRETIKFMYTDWADRDNGEMRRKTLLALFTDHQWVAPAVATAKLHADYQSPVYFYTFYHHCQAEGRPEWADAAHGDELPYVFGVPMVGATDLFPCNFSKNDVMLSAVVMTYWTNFAKTGDPNQPVPQDTKFIHTKPNRFEEVVWSKFNSKEKQYLHIGLKPRVRDNYRANKVAFWLELVPHLHNLHTELFTTTTRLPPYATRWPPRPPPGAPGTRRPPPPATLPPEPEPEPGPRAYDRFPGDSRDYSTELSVTVAVGASLLFLNILAFAALYYKRDRRQELRCRRLSPPGGSGSGVPGGGALLPAAGRELPPEEELVSLQLKRAGGVGADPAEALRPACPPDYTLALRRAPDDVPLLAPGALTLLPSGLGPPPPPPPPSLHPFGPFPPPPPTATSHNNTLPHPHSTTRV
- the SPEM1 gene encoding spermatid maturation protein 1 isoform X2 — protein: MAMAERPRPGWASYPSSSTNSCQDLGNPILLLLGLIICINIGINMLWRRLRAFLHRVFHVVYEKEASKPSSPEKQTQPPKQSAPAVHLRCTMDPVKMTVTPPPTRRHRHRGSSRRRGHCPVAWAPDTDDEEKPPHRHPAVCSHNWDHCADWESFQSTQGLWAPHTIRFQQTVEGKPLKGEMRSELGLEAYVYPVNPPPPSPKGLSHDNCRAGAGAGAQAEQEQGTPAPPAPPPARGPAIVPDLPGRPSSRRVLYDAREVRRRLRELTREVEALSHCYPLISKSSNAEGTGKDWVYRSLAER
- the SPEM1 gene encoding spermatid maturation protein 1 isoform X1 yields the protein MAMAERPRPGWASYPSSSTNSCQDLGNPILLLLGLIICINIGINMVTLLWRRLRAFLHRVFHVVYEKEASKPSSPEKQTQPPKQSAPAVHLRCTMDPVKMTVTPPPTRRHRHRGSSRRRGHCPVAWAPDTDDEEKPPHRHPAVCSHNWDHCADWESFQSTQGLWAPHTIRFQQTVEGKPLKGEMRSELGLEAYVYPVNPPPPSPKGLSHDNCRAGAGAGAQAEQEQGTPAPPAPPPARGPAIVPDLPGRPSSRRVLYDAREVRRRLRELTREVEALSHCYPLISKSSNAEGTGKDWVYRSLAER